The DNA window ACTTCGGCCGAACCCAGCAAGAAAGCCAGCACCGAAATCGCCGCAATGTAAAGCTCGGCCCTCGCCACCGGAAACTCGGGCGCGCTCAGAATTACTGCCACCACGCCAAAGGTCAGCAGCATCCTAACCAGATCGGCCTGCACCATCAGGCGGCGACGATCCATCCGATCGGTCCAGACGCCGGCTGGAATGGAAAACAGCAGCCACGGCAGACGCGTGGCAAAGGCGACCATGGCGATCAGCATCGGATCGCGGGTGATCAAGGTGGCGAGCCAGGGAAAGGCCAGGGCGGATACTCCGTCCCCCAGGTTGGAAATGGCAGAAGCGGAAAAGAGCAGGCGATAATTGCGCAAAGACCAAAGTGTTGTCATGCCCGCATTGGCGGTCAAATCACGCAGAACGTCAAGGCGGGTGACAAAATGCAGGCCCGCCCCTTCAAAAGGGGTTTTCAAGCTCCGATTCCTTCGTTATGGAGCCATTCTATGATCAAAGTTGCACATATCACCCTGCTCCGACGCCGACGCTTTACTGCGTAATCGGCCCGTTTGATCCTGCGCGTTCCTTAATCTGCGCAAACCCACCTCAAAATGTTGACGAAACCGCCCTCTGTGTTGCACTGATCGGGCTTCAACTCTTCGAAAAGGATGATCCAGATGATCCCGTCCGTTCTGCCGACCTATAATCGTGCGCCCCTTCAGTTCGTGAAGGGCGAAGGCGCTTGGCTGATCGAGGCAGACGGCCGACGTTTCCTGGATCTGGGCGCAGGCATCGCGGTGAACGCGCTGGGCCATGCGCATCCGGCTCTGGTGCAGGCGCTGACCGATCAGGCGCAGGCCCTGTGGCATGTGTCGAACCTTTACGAGATCCCGCAGCAACAGGCGCTGGCCGACAAGCTGGTCGAACATACCTTTGCCGACACGGTATTTTTCACCAATTCGGGCACCGAGTCCTGCGAATTGGCGGTCAAGATGGCCCGCAAGTATTTCTTTGACAAAGGCCAGCCGGAAAAGGTCGAGATCATCACCTTTGACGGCTCGTTCCACGGTCGGTCGTCGGCAGGCATCGCCGCTGCTGGGTCCGAGAAAATGACCAAGGGCTTTGGTCCGTTGCTGGGTGGCTTTGTCCACCTGACATTTGGTGACCTGGATGGGGTGACCAATGCCATTTCAGAAAACACCGCCGCGATCATGATCGAGCCGGTACAGGGGGAGGGCGGCATTCGCCCTGTGCCAGACGCTGAACTCAAGGCCCTGCGCCAGATCTGCGACGAGCATGGCCTGCTGTTGATCCTCGATGA is part of the Falsiruegeria litorea R37 genome and encodes:
- a CDS encoding aspartate aminotransferase family protein, whose product is MIPSVLPTYNRAPLQFVKGEGAWLIEADGRRFLDLGAGIAVNALGHAHPALVQALTDQAQALWHVSNLYEIPQQQALADKLVEHTFADTVFFTNSGTESCELAVKMARKYFFDKGQPEKVEIITFDGSFHGRSSAGIAAAGSEKMTKGFGPLLGGFVHLTFGDLDGVTNAISENTAAIMIEPVQGEGGIRPVPDAELKALRQICDEHGLLLILDEVQCGVGRTGKLFAHEWAGITPDIMMVAKGIGGGFPLGAVLATEEAASGMVAGTHGSTYGGNPLGCAVGCAVIDHVANPDFLAEVNRKSGLLRQKLEGLIADHPQVFEEVRGSGMMLGIKCKTTNIDVVNAGNDNQVITVPAADNVIRLLPPLTLTEDDIAEATNRLDAAAKQVENQLEIA